The region CAGGATCGCGATCAGCGGCATCTTCTCCAAACACGCATTCAAGGTCGGGCCTTGCGACATTCTCAGACTCCTGGTTGTACTTCCGGTCTCGTCCGTAATGTTCAAGCTCAATGCAAAGGCGCCTAAAAGGCGTACAGGCCGCCGCCATCTACGACCAGGATGTGGCCATTAACGTAGCGGGCAGCGTTGGAAACCAGATAGGTTACCGCCCAACCGACATCCTCCGGGTCACCTACCTTGCCGGCGGGAATTCGGCTGAGAACTCGCCGCTCTCGATCGGGATCTCCTTTTTGGGCGTTCCGATACAGGTCGGTATCGATCCAGCCGGGCGCGACGGCATTAACTCGTATTCCACGCCCCCCCAGCTCCACAGCAAGGGATCGAACCATACCCACATAGGCTGCCTTCGACGCGGAATAGCCGATCACCTTGGGAATCCCCAGGAACGAGGCCATGGACGCGGTGAATACGATATTGCCGCCTCCCCGCTCGAGAAAATGGGGAAGTACTGCCCGGGTCATGGCGTATGCACCACCGACA is a window of Shumkonia mesophila DNA encoding:
- a CDS encoding SDR family NAD(P)-dependent oxidoreductase, translating into MDLMEAFSLAGQRAVVTGGGRGLGFSIARCLVAAGADVVLLDMNAEIVEKACETLGSMATARVFDVTNFTGAQGLVDGLLEAGPIDILVNNAGNTIKKPIEQTEIDDLTKVWQVHVGGAYAMTRAVLPHFLERGGGNIVFTASMASFLGIPKVIGYSASKAAYVGMVRSLAVELGGRGIRVNAVAPGWIDTDLYRNAQKGDPDRERRVLSRIPAGKVGDPEDVGWAVTYLVSNAARYVNGHILVVDGGGLYAF